ACCAGGggtcccctctccccatccctggCAAGTTGTGTTCCTTCGTTGTCTCCTCAGCCCCTAGAACTGCTGTGTCCCTCTCAGCTGAATGGAGGATGGGAGGAGTAGGGAAACAGAAGTGGGGTGGAGTGTGCTGGGCTGTGTGGGTGGCCCATTCTATTACTGCCAAGGGAACTGTCAGCTCTTGATTTACAACCCCTCCGGGCCCCCTTCCCCAGCAGAAAAGGGAGGTGGAGGAGAGGGGTCATGGGGGTCTCAGGGTGAGGGACCCAGAGGGCAGGTTTCTGGGAGTACAAGTTCCTGGGAATAATCAGTGGAAGGAAGTTTTTAGTGAGGTAAGGGGCCCATCTCTTGCAGAAATCACTTGGTGTTAAAGCagcaagaataaaagcaaaagataGAGGAAAGTTCTGATAGGCAAGTGAGATTCAAAGTACACAGTAAGAGACCTGTGTTCCAGTCCTGGGCCCAAACTCTCAGTAAGACCTGAACTAGCCTCTCCTCTCTGcgccagttttctcatctatgaaatggaagTGCAAGGGGCAAACAAGGTGATGTTTACAAGTTGGGCATTTTGGAATTCCCTTCAAAGGGGCACAGACTGAGTGGCAGATAGCTGGCTGAAGTGACGTGGGtgaccatctctctctctttccctgatggctctgccGGGCCTGGGCAGGGCAGTTGGCTGCAATTACCGGAGGCTCCTACCCTGTGGTTATGTCCCTGACCTCTCTGCTTGGGGGCGGGATGGGTGGGTCCTGCTGGAACCAGCGGGTGGCTGGGAAGCCTCCTTGTCTTGGACTCAAAGTTGCTAGGTTGGGAAGAGGTATTTTTTCCGGTTGAGGCTACTTTCGGGAACCAGGCCGGGGAACAgccccatttccttttccaagggtcTGGCTTGCTGATGCCTGCTTGGCATGGCCCTGTGGCCAGAATGGGGCACGCTCAAAAGGGCCTATGTCTCTGGATGGTCAGAAAGCCCCTGCCCATTGTCTTTGAGGGATGGGGAAGGGATACCTGAGCCTCTGCCCCCTGGGCATGGCACCTGGCTGACTtgcatgggggaggggtggctGGCTGACCTTATTCCCAGGAATGCCTTCAGGAGAGGGGCAGGGTCATCTCTTACTCTCCCCCTGACCATTCCTCTTTCCCCAGCAGGTCCCAGGGAGCCCCAGCCAATTGCTCTCAGCTCCTTCACTACCTGCCTGCCTCCAGTGGCTTATGGAGCACTGTCCTGCCCAGTTCTGCTAAAATGCTCCTGGCGTCTCCCTCCACCCCGTCCCGGGGACGGACGCCCAGCGCCGTTGAGAGGCTGGAGGCCGACAAAGCCAAGTATGTCAAGACGCACCAGGTGATCGCGCGACGCCAGGAGCCGGCTCTGCGTGGGGGTCCCGGGCCGCTCACCCCGCACCCTTGCAACGAGCTGGGGCCACCTCCATCGCCCAGGACGCCCAGGCCCGCCCGCCGGGGCAGTGGCAGGCGACTGCCAAGGCCTGATTCCCTCATATTCTACCGCCAGAAGCGGGACTGCAAGGCTTCGGTGAACAAAGAGAACGCCAAGGGCCAGGGGCTGGTGCGGCGCCTCTTCCTGGGCAGCCCCCGAGACGTCGCCTCTAGCAGCGCAGGCTCATCGGAGCGACCCGCCGCTCCCGCGGGTTGGGCCGCGCCCCAAGATGCTCCGGAAGCGGCGGGAAAGCGGGCATTGTGCCCCACGTGCTCGCTGCCGCTGTCGGAGAAGGAGCGCTTCTTCAACTACTGCGGCTTGGAGCGCGCGCTCGTGGAGGTGCTGGGGGCCGAGCGCTTCTCTCCGCAGAGTTGGGGCGCAGACGCCAGCCCCCAGCCCGGAAAGTCGCCGCCGCCGGGCTCCGGGGACGCCAGCGACTGGACGTCCAGCGAGGGCGGCGCAGATCGCCGGGACGGTGCTGAGGGCGGCGGCTCGGAGGCGGCGGGCTCGGAGCGGGACGGGCGCCCCCAGGTGTCGGTGGTGGAGCGCAACGCGCGCGTCATCCAGTGGCTGTACGGCTGCCAGCGCGCCCGCGGGCCACCGCGCGAGTCCGAGGTGTGACCGCCGCCGCTCGGGGGCCGGCTCTTCTCGAGTTGGGGGTCCGGGGAAGGGCAAGGAGCGGGCGCGGGGCTGGACCCAGGCAAGGGCAGGGACTCCCTGCCTCACGCGTCGAGTGCTTTGGGGCAAGCCCTTCCCTCTGGATCGCGGCGTCCACTCGTGAACCTTCGGAGCTTGTGACCAAACGGTCCCGAAGGCTCTTCCCAGCGCGCACTGAGGACGGGAGGGAGCCGGTCTCGCGGCCCTTGTGGAGGCCGGGAGGCGAGTGAAGACTGGGGTGGGAGATCAGAGAACCTGCTGAATAAAGTCAAA
The sequence above is a segment of the Dama dama isolate Ldn47 chromosome 8, ASM3311817v1, whole genome shotgun sequence genome. Coding sequences within it:
- the FAM110D gene encoding protein FAM110D isoform X3 codes for the protein MQRSQGAPANCSQLLHYLPASSGLWSTVLPSSAKMLLASPSTPSRGRTPSAVERLEADKAKYVKTHQVIARRQEPALRGGPGPLTPHPCNELGPPPSPRTPRPARRGSGRRLPRPDSLIFYRQKRDCKASVNKENAKGQGLVRRLFLGSPRDVASSSAGSSERPAAPAGWAAPQDAPEAAGKRALCPTCSLPLSEKERFFNYCGLERALVEVLGAERFSPQSWGADASPQPGKSPPPGSGDASDWTSSEGGADRRDGAEGGGSEAAGSERDGRPQVSVVERNARVIQWLYGCQRARGPPRESEV
- the FAM110D gene encoding protein FAM110D isoform X1 is translated as MALWPEWGTLKRAYVSGCRSQGAPANCSQLLHYLPASSGLWSTVLPSSAKMLLASPSTPSRGRTPSAVERLEADKAKYVKTHQVIARRQEPALRGGPGPLTPHPCNELGPPPSPRTPRPARRGSGRRLPRPDSLIFYRQKRDCKASVNKENAKGQGLVRRLFLGSPRDVASSSAGSSERPAAPAGWAAPQDAPEAAGKRALCPTCSLPLSEKERFFNYCGLERALVEVLGAERFSPQSWGADASPQPGKSPPPGSGDASDWTSSEGGADRRDGAEGGGSEAAGSERDGRPQVSVVERNARVIQWLYGCQRARGPPRESEV
- the FAM110D gene encoding protein FAM110D isoform X2, producing MQSRSQGAPANCSQLLHYLPASSGLWSTVLPSSAKMLLASPSTPSRGRTPSAVERLEADKAKYVKTHQVIARRQEPALRGGPGPLTPHPCNELGPPPSPRTPRPARRGSGRRLPRPDSLIFYRQKRDCKASVNKENAKGQGLVRRLFLGSPRDVASSSAGSSERPAAPAGWAAPQDAPEAAGKRALCPTCSLPLSEKERFFNYCGLERALVEVLGAERFSPQSWGADASPQPGKSPPPGSGDASDWTSSEGGADRRDGAEGGGSEAAGSERDGRPQVSVVERNARVIQWLYGCQRARGPPRESEV